In Leisingera sp. NJS204, the following are encoded in one genomic region:
- a CDS encoding helix-turn-helix transcriptional regulator, giving the protein MFDARTMMQSSNRTGESGCLAGLARAIELAGQDGFLAALADLCQSASGYDSTFIAAFFPDHPPMELFDNLSDEYSAATIKPYLDFAYFLDPFYNLFQQGVGDRVVTLGECAPDDFMWSEYYQTFYADTGLFDETSVFVGFGNGAAAVISLGSREEGFQFGPDQRAALAGLLPCIAALCRRHWPALDSNSLAGSGRMGLHLKKSFDRFATSTLSGREVEIVQLILKGHSSKSIARELGNSPETVKVHRKRIHNKLGITSQGELFSLFLEALTKAPANATEDPLSYLDRPVSGQL; this is encoded by the coding sequence ATGTTTGACGCAAGGACGATGATGCAAAGCTCCAACAGAACAGGTGAGTCTGGCTGCCTTGCAGGCCTTGCCCGGGCCATCGAGCTTGCCGGGCAGGACGGGTTCCTGGCCGCCCTCGCAGACCTGTGCCAATCGGCATCAGGATATGACAGCACCTTCATTGCAGCCTTTTTCCCGGATCACCCGCCGATGGAGCTGTTCGACAACCTGTCGGATGAATACAGTGCCGCGACGATCAAGCCCTATCTGGATTTCGCCTATTTCCTCGACCCTTTTTATAATCTCTTCCAGCAGGGGGTCGGGGACCGCGTGGTTACGCTTGGCGAATGCGCGCCTGATGATTTCATGTGGTCAGAATACTACCAGACCTTCTATGCAGACACCGGTCTGTTTGACGAAACCAGCGTGTTCGTCGGCTTCGGGAACGGTGCTGCTGCGGTGATCTCGCTGGGCAGCAGGGAGGAAGGCTTCCAGTTTGGTCCGGATCAAAGGGCCGCGCTTGCCGGGCTGCTGCCCTGCATTGCGGCGCTGTGCCGCCGCCATTGGCCTGCGCTGGACTCCAATTCTCTGGCCGGCAGCGGCCGCATGGGGCTGCATCTGAAAAAGTCCTTTGACCGGTTTGCCACCTCGACGCTGAGCGGTCGTGAGGTTGAAATCGTGCAGCTGATCCTGAAGGGGCATTCCTCGAAGTCGATTGCACGCGAGCTGGGCAACAGCCCGGAAACCGTCAAGGTCCACCGCAAGCGCATTCACAACAAGCTGGGTATCACCTCGCAGGGCGAACTTTTCTCGCTGTTTCTCGAAGCATTGACCAAGGCACCGGCCAATGCCACCGAAGACCCGCTCAGCTACCTCGACAGGCCAGTGAGCGGGCAGCTCTGA
- a CDS encoding amidohydrolase, which produces MKHLCAVAAGWALLAGGAANADSLVLTNASIYTVDEARSRAEALAIDEDGIITAVGSEAEVLAAAGEDPEIVDLGGRMVLPGFQDTHLHAVEAGVNAVLCPFEAFDTLAGYKATVQDCAENGDTGAWVLGAGVNMVNLLEMHSNPVTVLDEISPDRPVMILDDIGHGAWANSLALQAAGYDTAKDAANGNIILRGADGRPNGVVLENAPHNLRTLAFPPTQENLDFAYDSLLNAAAELNANGITSISDAGGYWPQGHHKVWDWAEEAGELPLRASNAFYIYPDRPLDAQIAEIKTLYHNDPDRLVRFNAAKIYVDGILSQATGALLEPYEAGLDLQDGAEYGYLYFEKDELMRAARELAATGFQLHFHVTGDYGARLALDAIAQAAPESGPHRLTHLYLADPADYPRFAELGAIADLQLAPSAVAEDYEAFMAEFIGERTDRLLPAGALLEAGATVTLSSDWDADELNPLIKIETAVSRRHNGLPDVATAIAAMTINPAIALRHADRTGSIEVGKFADLVVLSKDILKIPANQISSVAVEATLLQGEAVFDNAGLFAE; this is translated from the coding sequence ATGAAACATCTCTGCGCAGTTGCGGCGGGGTGGGCCCTTTTGGCAGGCGGTGCCGCAAATGCGGACAGTCTGGTGCTGACCAATGCCTCCATTTACACGGTGGATGAGGCGCGCAGCAGGGCCGAGGCGCTTGCCATTGATGAAGACGGCATCATTACCGCCGTTGGCAGCGAGGCTGAGGTACTGGCTGCCGCAGGTGAAGACCCGGAGATTGTGGATCTGGGCGGGCGAATGGTGCTGCCGGGGTTCCAGGACACCCACCTGCATGCGGTGGAAGCCGGGGTGAATGCGGTTCTCTGCCCGTTCGAAGCCTTCGACACGCTTGCGGGCTACAAGGCCACGGTACAAGACTGCGCCGAAAACGGCGATACCGGCGCCTGGGTGCTGGGGGCCGGTGTGAACATGGTCAACCTGCTGGAAATGCACAGCAACCCGGTTACGGTACTTGACGAAATCTCGCCGGACCGCCCGGTGATGATCCTCGACGACATCGGCCATGGCGCCTGGGCCAATTCCCTGGCGCTGCAGGCAGCGGGATATGACACGGCCAAGGATGCGGCCAACGGCAATATCATCCTGCGCGGGGCTGATGGGCGGCCCAACGGGGTGGTGCTGGAAAACGCACCGCACAACCTGCGCACACTTGCCTTCCCGCCAACTCAGGAGAACTTGGACTTTGCCTATGACAGCCTGCTGAACGCAGCAGCAGAACTGAATGCCAACGGGATCACTTCGATCAGCGATGCAGGCGGATATTGGCCGCAGGGCCATCACAAGGTGTGGGATTGGGCCGAGGAAGCGGGTGAGCTGCCCCTGCGGGCCTCGAACGCCTTTTACATTTATCCTGACCGGCCATTGGACGCGCAAATCGCGGAGATCAAGACCCTCTACCACAACGACCCGGACCGGCTGGTGCGCTTCAACGCCGCCAAGATCTATGTCGACGGCATTCTGAGTCAGGCCACCGGCGCCTTGCTGGAACCTTATGAAGCAGGGCTGGACCTGCAGGACGGCGCGGAATACGGGTATCTCTATTTCGAGAAAGACGAGCTGATGCGCGCCGCGCGGGAACTTGCCGCAACCGGCTTTCAGCTGCATTTCCATGTGACCGGGGATTACGGCGCGCGGCTGGCGCTGGACGCGATTGCCCAGGCCGCGCCGGAATCTGGACCGCATCGGCTGACCCATCTTTACCTTGCCGACCCCGCCGATTACCCCCGCTTTGCCGAGCTTGGCGCCATTGCTGATTTGCAGCTGGCTCCCAGCGCGGTCGCCGAGGACTACGAGGCCTTCATGGCAGAGTTCATCGGCGAACGCACCGATCGGCTGCTGCCTGCCGGGGCACTGCTGGAAGCCGGAGCGACCGTTACGCTGTCAAGTGACTGGGACGCGGACGAGTTGAATCCGCTGATCAAGATCGAAACCGCGGTCAGCCGCCGGCACAACGGCCTGCCCGATGTCGCCACGGCCATCGCGGCGATGACCATCAACCCGGCCATTGCCCTGCGCCACGCAGACCGGACCGGCTCCATCGAGGTTGGCAAATTCGCGGATCTGGTGGTGCTCAGTAAAGACATCCTGAAGATCCCGGCCAACCAGATCAGCAGCGTTGCCGTTGAGGCGACCCTGCTGCAGGGCGAAGCGGTCTTTGACAACGCGGGGCTGTTCGCTGAATGA
- a CDS encoding carbon-nitrogen hydrolase family protein has translation MRITIADWDPRPQAKAAQADALADHAAAEQSDLVLLPEMPLSAWLAISPERDAALWEQSVHDHESGLDELGEQLGTGLAGSRPVLNAGGQPRNRAFLWQDSRFAAVRHEKAALPEEDGYWESRWYGAGAQQTAPLDWNGVRIGFAICTELWDPAHGCRLSQAGAEVLLVPRASPDLGTDIWVSGARALAVRTGCYVLSSNFAYPAGSFAFEGLSVAVDPDGEILAVTSEEQPYATVSVSAGAARDAKATYPRYVFDKIKKQKGAT, from the coding sequence ATGAGGATCACCATTGCCGATTGGGATCCGCGGCCGCAGGCAAAGGCGGCGCAAGCGGACGCATTGGCCGACCATGCGGCGGCAGAGCAGAGCGACCTTGTGCTGCTGCCGGAAATGCCGCTGAGCGCTTGGCTGGCCATCAGTCCGGAACGTGACGCGGCGCTGTGGGAACAGTCCGTCCATGACCACGAGAGCGGTTTGGATGAACTTGGTGAGCAGCTGGGAACGGGTTTGGCGGGATCGCGGCCGGTCCTGAATGCAGGCGGCCAGCCCAGAAACCGTGCTTTCCTGTGGCAGGACAGCCGGTTCGCCGCCGTGCGGCACGAAAAAGCCGCCCTGCCGGAGGAAGACGGCTATTGGGAGAGCCGCTGGTATGGAGCGGGTGCGCAGCAAACGGCGCCGCTGGATTGGAACGGGGTGCGGATCGGTTTTGCCATCTGCACCGAGCTTTGGGACCCGGCGCATGGCTGCCGCCTGTCGCAGGCGGGGGCAGAAGTGCTTCTGGTGCCCCGCGCAAGCCCGGATCTGGGCACCGATATCTGGGTCTCCGGCGCCCGCGCCTTGGCGGTGCGGACCGGCTGTTATGTCCTGTCTTCTAATTTTGCCTATCCGGCAGGAAGTTTTGCTTTTGAGGGGCTTTCCGTGGCGGTGGATCCGGACGGTGAAATTCTCGCGGTGACCAGCGAAGAGCAGCCCTATGCCACGGTGTCAGTCAGCGCCGGTGCCGCACGGGATGCAAAGGCCACCTATCCCCGGTATGTGTTTGACAAAATCAAGAAACAGAAAGGTGCGACATGA
- a CDS encoding Zn-dependent hydrolase, whose protein sequence is MTGYSVDGTRLWSRLMDMAEIGSTTDGGSHRLSLSQDDEDGRELFLAWCKNRGFAPVFDKIGNLFVRRAGRNPAAPPVVIGSHLDTQPNGGRFDGVLGVLAGLEVLETLEDLGIATVTPVEVAVWSNEEGARFQPAMMGSGVHCGVHPLAKALAATDASGIPVAQELKRFGYESGMEPGNRATGSYLELHIEQGPVLEQEEKTIGVVTGGQAIRWYTLTLSGEETHAGPMPMAMRRDPVRHLAAVTELVYRSGLSDPDARATIGKIETLPGSINVMPGQVCLSVDLRHPGEAALEHMHGALAEGIARLNAAAEGVDIRLEQIWHSPVVSFDPQLIEAVRTGAAARGYPSRDMVSGAGHDAFHLAKLVPATMIFVPCRDGISHNEREYTAPEHVEAGANVLLDVALQAAGVQAFAGGTE, encoded by the coding sequence ATGACAGGTTATTCGGTAGACGGAACGCGGCTTTGGTCCCGGCTAATGGACATGGCCGAAATCGGTTCCACAACAGACGGCGGTTCGCACCGGCTGTCGCTCAGCCAGGATGACGAGGACGGCCGCGAGCTGTTTCTTGCATGGTGCAAAAACCGCGGCTTTGCACCGGTCTTCGACAAGATCGGCAACCTGTTCGTCCGCCGTGCGGGCCGGAACCCGGCAGCGCCTCCGGTTGTCATCGGCAGCCACCTGGACACGCAGCCCAATGGCGGCCGGTTCGACGGCGTGCTGGGGGTGCTGGCCGGATTGGAAGTGCTGGAAACGCTTGAAGATCTCGGCATTGCAACAGTAACGCCGGTAGAGGTTGCCGTGTGGTCCAACGAGGAAGGCGCCCGGTTTCAGCCCGCCATGATGGGCTCGGGCGTTCATTGCGGTGTGCATCCCCTTGCAAAGGCACTGGCGGCGACCGACGCATCCGGCATCCCGGTTGCGCAGGAACTCAAACGATTTGGCTACGAAAGCGGTATGGAGCCGGGAAACCGCGCAACCGGCAGCTATCTGGAACTGCATATCGAGCAGGGGCCGGTCCTTGAGCAGGAGGAGAAGACCATCGGTGTAGTCACCGGCGGACAGGCAATCCGCTGGTATACCCTGACACTGAGCGGCGAAGAGACCCACGCAGGTCCGATGCCCATGGCGATGCGGCGCGATCCGGTGCGGCATCTGGCAGCAGTGACGGAGCTTGTTTACCGGAGTGGCCTGTCGGATCCGGATGCCCGCGCGACCATCGGAAAAATCGAAACGCTGCCGGGTTCGATCAATGTAATGCCCGGTCAGGTTTGCCTGTCGGTCGATTTGCGCCACCCCGGCGAGGCCGCGCTGGAGCACATGCATGGCGCGTTGGCCGAGGGTATTGCGCGATTGAATGCCGCGGCCGAGGGCGTGGATATTCGTCTTGAGCAGATCTGGCACTCGCCCGTGGTGTCATTCGATCCGCAATTGATTGAGGCGGTGCGAACCGGTGCTGCAGCGCGGGGCTATCCCTCCCGGGATATGGTCTCCGGAGCCGGGCATGATGCGTTCCATCTTGCCAAACTGGTACCCGCAACGATGATCTTTGTGCCCTGCCGTGATGGCATCAGCCACAACGAGCGGGAATACACGGCACCGGAACATGTCGAGGCCGGTGCGAACGTGCTGCTGGATGTCGCGCTGCAAGCAGCGGGTGTGCAGGCATTTGCGGGGGGCACGGAATGA
- a CDS encoding sensor histidine kinase, with protein MGQLLEVVVDERAELGEDAEMAEAAPVIVSCRVNAVQRCLSNLVENACKYGGQARAAVVQEGDVAVVTIDNFGPGIAEEDLERVFRPFERLGQVVPGSGLGLAIVKTIVVDQGGAGRLLNLSDVSANGTV; from the coding sequence ATGGGCCAGCTGCTTGAAGTGGTCGTCGATGAGCGGGCGGAACTGGGTGAGGATGCAGAAATGGCTGAAGCCGCACCGGTGATCGTGTCTTGCCGTGTGAATGCTGTCCAGCGGTGCCTGTCCAACCTGGTTGAAAATGCATGCAAGTACGGTGGGCAGGCGCGGGCTGCGGTTGTCCAAGAAGGCGATGTAGCGGTCGTGACCATCGACAATTTCGGCCCAGGCATCGCAGAGGAGGATCTTGAGCGGGTGTTCCGGCCGTTTGAGCGTTTGGGGCAGGTTGTGCCCGGCAGCGGGCTGGGACTGGCGATTGTGAAGACAATCGTAGTGGATCAGGGCGGTGCCGGGCGACTGTTGAATCTTTCTGACGTCAGCGCCAATGGGACAGTTTAG
- a CDS encoding response regulator transcription factor has product MNENVLIVDDEKALGTDLAAALSSAGNVTRHRTNVPEARQAWSEEKADLCLVDILMPGPSGKVFCREISEHSDASNIMMSSLGDHETAIALLDIGADDCIVKPFSMSEMMARVRAVLRRRTSRSAPQAASSIEIGDLAFDLQLRRLSKPEGLTIPLSSASTISLRDRGSSKLLRVASRRLPG; this is encoded by the coding sequence ATGAACGAAAACGTATTGATCGTAGATGACGAAAAGGCTTTGGGAACTGATCTGGCAGCCGCCTTGTCCAGCGCGGGAAATGTAACACGGCACCGGACAAATGTTCCCGAGGCCCGGCAGGCCTGGTCCGAAGAAAAGGCAGATCTGTGCCTTGTTGATATTCTCATGCCGGGCCCATCGGGCAAAGTATTCTGTCGCGAAATCAGCGAACATTCCGATGCCTCCAACATTATGATGAGTTCGCTTGGCGATCATGAAACGGCCATCGCGCTTCTCGACATTGGCGCCGATGACTGCATCGTCAAGCCGTTCTCGATGTCTGAGATGATGGCGCGCGTTCGCGCGGTCCTGCGCCGTCGCACGAGCCGGTCTGCCCCGCAGGCTGCGTCCTCCATAGAGATTGGCGATTTGGCATTCGATCTGCAATTGCGCCGTCTGTCGAAACCTGAAGGGCTGACAATTCCGCTTTCTTCAGCAAGCACTATATCGCTCCGCGATAGGGGCTCATCGAAACTCCTGCGCGTGGCGAGCAGGAGATTGCCCGGATGA
- a CDS encoding Rrf2 family transcriptional regulator: MGGTLMQISKFSDYALRILIHLATHEEGLMSTREIAAMQKLPFNHLAKISQWLTHEAYVDSVRGRNGGMRLALPPEAISIGALLRKSESGTPLVECMKEDGGCCVMTPACGLLPILNEAQEAFFAALDSRTLEDVLTGNRGMKSLIRALEAEREAEKPA, from the coding sequence ATGGGAGGAACACTTATGCAGATATCAAAGTTCTCAGATTACGCCCTGCGCATCCTGATCCACCTCGCCACGCATGAGGAAGGGTTGATGTCGACCCGCGAGATCGCGGCGATGCAGAAACTGCCTTTCAATCACTTGGCCAAGATTTCTCAATGGCTGACCCATGAGGCGTATGTGGACTCAGTGCGAGGCCGGAACGGAGGCATGCGTTTAGCGCTTCCGCCAGAGGCAATCTCGATTGGTGCGCTGCTGCGAAAGTCAGAAAGCGGCACCCCCTTGGTGGAGTGTATGAAAGAAGACGGCGGTTGCTGCGTGATGACCCCGGCCTGCGGGCTGCTGCCGATTCTGAACGAGGCGCAAGAGGCGTTTTTTGCCGCTTTGGACAGCCGGACGCTTGAAGATGTGCTGACAGGCAACCGCGGGATGAAAAGTTTAATCCGCGCGCTGGAAGCAGAGCGGGAAGCCGAAAAACCTGCATAA
- a CDS encoding methyl-accepting chemotaxis protein, which produces MLRLPDFLYRLPVRIYALAALALSLTAVLTFLLLSQSVKNAYEMRYTELHNVTDTAVSLLRDLEEGVKSGRFTEQEARDIGRERLTALRFGDAGYVYVFDHDLVVQAHPIVPAWNGTNQGAYEDVTGMKVFQELEKIAAANGAGELTYYFKKPDSDVIEAKIGYVQAYEPWGWIVGTGAYVSDIESDVALMRNEALIILGISLVTLSIAAYFITRSVTGPLNGLKSRMQTLADGDTDSEIPSANARSEMGEIAQSLDVFRQALIRQKDLEKAEQQRNEKRSNVVAVLSGKLSALSQGDLTAQITEVFPENYEQLRQDFNTTAQNLSATVEQVIAAAASIRSGAAEISQASDDLSHRTESQAATLEQTAAALDELTASVKSAADGARSVETTMDEAKEEARTSGEVVQSAVSAMTEIEESSNKISQIISVIDDIAFQTNLLALNAGVEAARAGEAGRGFAVVASEVRALAQRSSDAAMEIKTLISDSSGQVARGVDLVGKAGDALQSIVSQVTHISQLVSGIAEGAAEQSTGLNEINTGVTQLDQVTQQNAAMVEEATAAGHLLKTDASKLTDLVAHFKIPGGRMAAAPVQAASTPASVPSAHGNDDWDMQPAAQPVAAADGNAAKNMWQDF; this is translated from the coding sequence ATGCTCCGACTCCCCGATTTTCTTTACCGTCTGCCTGTTCGTATCTATGCGCTGGCGGCGCTGGCTCTCAGCCTGACGGCTGTGCTGACTTTCCTGCTGCTGTCACAATCCGTCAAAAACGCCTATGAAATGCGCTATACCGAGCTGCACAACGTCACAGACACCGCAGTCAGCCTGCTGCGCGATCTGGAAGAAGGGGTGAAATCCGGCCGTTTCACCGAGCAGGAGGCCCGGGACATCGGCCGAGAGCGGCTCACCGCTCTGCGTTTCGGCGATGCAGGCTATGTCTATGTCTTTGATCATGATCTGGTGGTGCAGGCGCATCCGATCGTGCCTGCCTGGAACGGCACCAACCAGGGCGCCTACGAGGATGTGACAGGCATGAAGGTGTTCCAGGAGCTGGAGAAAATCGCCGCAGCTAATGGGGCAGGGGAGCTTACATATTACTTCAAGAAACCGGATTCCGACGTGATCGAAGCCAAGATCGGTTATGTGCAGGCCTATGAACCCTGGGGCTGGATTGTCGGCACCGGCGCCTATGTCTCGGATATCGAATCGGACGTGGCGCTGATGCGCAATGAGGCGCTGATCATTCTGGGCATCAGCCTGGTGACGCTGTCGATTGCCGCCTATTTCATCACCCGCAGTGTCACCGGACCGCTGAACGGTCTCAAGTCACGCATGCAGACCTTGGCCGATGGCGACACCGACAGTGAAATCCCCTCCGCCAATGCGCGCAGCGAAATGGGGGAGATTGCCCAAAGCCTCGATGTGTTCCGCCAGGCTCTGATCCGTCAGAAAGATCTGGAGAAGGCCGAGCAGCAACGCAATGAAAAGCGCAGCAATGTCGTGGCCGTGCTCAGCGGCAAACTGTCAGCCCTGTCGCAGGGGGACCTGACCGCGCAGATCACCGAGGTTTTCCCTGAGAATTACGAGCAGCTGCGCCAGGATTTCAATACCACCGCGCAAAACCTCAGCGCCACGGTTGAGCAAGTGATTGCCGCGGCCGCCAGCATCCGCAGCGGTGCTGCAGAAATCAGCCAGGCTTCGGATGACCTGTCGCACCGCACCGAAAGCCAGGCCGCCACGCTGGAACAGACCGCCGCAGCGCTGGATGAGCTGACCGCAAGCGTCAAATCTGCCGCCGACGGCGCCCGCAGCGTCGAAACTACCATGGACGAGGCCAAAGAAGAGGCCCGCACCAGCGGCGAAGTGGTGCAGAGCGCGGTGTCCGCGATGACCGAGATCGAAGAAAGCTCCAACAAGATCAGCCAGATCATTTCGGTGATCGACGACATTGCCTTCCAAACCAACCTTTTGGCGCTGAACGCGGGTGTCGAGGCGGCGCGCGCAGGCGAGGCAGGGCGCGGCTTTGCGGTGGTGGCGTCTGAAGTGCGGGCGCTGGCACAGCGGTCTTCGGATGCGGCGATGGAGATCAAGACGCTGATCTCTGACAGCTCCGGCCAGGTGGCCCGCGGTGTGGATCTGGTGGGCAAGGCGGGGGATGCGCTGCAAAGCATCGTCAGCCAGGTTACCCATATTTCGCAGCTGGTTTCTGGCATTGCAGAGGGCGCGGCGGAGCAATCTACCGGCCTGAATGAGATCAACACCGGCGTCACCCAGCTGGATCAGGTCACCCAGCAGAACGCGGCGATGGTGGAGGAGGCGACGGCCGCCGGCCATTTGCTGAAGACCGATGCCTCCAAGCTGACCGATCTGGTGGCGCACTTCAAAATCCCCGGCGGCCGTATGGCAGCTGCTCCGGTCCAGGCGGCCAGCACGCCGGCATCTGTGCCGTCCGCCCATGGCAACGATGACTGGGACATGCAGCCCGCCGCGCAGCCTGTTGCCGCGGCCGACGGCAATGCGGCCAAGAACATGTGGCAGGATTTCTGA
- a CDS encoding NADP-dependent isocitrate dehydrogenase, translated as MAENQTPDILYTIVDEAPELASASFLPIIRKFAAAAGVSVGTKDISLAGRIIAAFPEGLTAEQRQSDDLAELGQLVKTPDANVIKLPNVSASVPQLVAAVTELQGQGYAIPDYPAEPATDAEKDIRARFDAIKGSAVNPVLREGNSDRRAAKAVKNFAQKNPHSMGAWSADSKTKVSSMPGNDFYANEKSATITAAQAGDAKIEFTAKDGSVTVLKDAWPLEDGTVADATFMSAKALAAFLTEAIADTKSDGTMFSLHMKATMMKVSDPIIFGHAVKAWLAPVFGKFGTELDALGVNPNSGLGDLLARVKDNAEIMAAIDAVRAERPDMYMVDSDKGITNLHVPSDVIIDASMPAVIRAGGKGWDQNGNKGDTNCVIPDRCYATIYDETINFFKANGALDVTTAGAVANVGLMAQKAEEYGSHPTTFEAPADGTIRVVLANGGTLHSHDVEAGDIWRACTVKKAPIENWIQLAMDRQRLTGSESIFWLDANRAHDAELIKYVTPALEAAGVADKFQTLAPREATRQSLETITAGKDSIAITGNVLRDYLTDLFPILELGTSAKMLSIVKLMQGGGLFETGAGGSAPKHVQQLVEENHLRWDSMGEFCALGESLNFLADNKGNAKAGVLGAAAEDATQGILDHNRSPSRKVGQPDNRDSHYWFARYWAEALAAQTEDAGLAAHFAPIAEELGAKEEQILSELAAAQGPAADIGGYYRPSVELKAKVMRPSATLNAIIG; from the coding sequence ATGGCAGAAAATCAAACCCCGGACATATTGTATACCATTGTAGACGAAGCGCCCGAACTGGCCTCGGCATCCTTCCTGCCGATCATCCGCAAGTTTGCCGCAGCCGCTGGTGTCTCGGTCGGAACCAAGGATATTTCGCTTGCGGGGCGCATCATTGCAGCCTTCCCGGAAGGGCTGACCGCAGAACAGCGCCAAAGCGATGATCTGGCCGAACTGGGCCAGCTGGTGAAAACCCCGGACGCCAATGTCATCAAACTGCCCAATGTCTCTGCCTCAGTGCCGCAGCTGGTTGCCGCTGTCACGGAACTGCAGGGCCAGGGCTATGCCATTCCGGACTACCCGGCAGAACCCGCCACAGACGCCGAAAAAGACATCCGCGCGCGCTTTGATGCGATCAAGGGCTCGGCTGTAAACCCGGTCCTGCGCGAAGGCAATTCCGACCGCCGCGCCGCCAAGGCGGTGAAGAACTTTGCCCAAAAGAACCCGCATTCGATGGGCGCATGGTCCGCAGACAGCAAGACCAAAGTGTCGTCGATGCCGGGCAATGATTTCTATGCAAACGAGAAATCCGCCACCATCACCGCCGCGCAGGCCGGGGACGCAAAAATCGAATTCACCGCCAAAGATGGCTCCGTCACCGTGCTGAAAGACGCCTGGCCGCTGGAAGACGGCACCGTGGCCGATGCGACCTTCATGTCTGCCAAGGCCCTGGCCGCCTTTCTGACCGAGGCGATCGCAGACACCAAAAGTGACGGCACCATGTTCTCGCTGCACATGAAGGCCACCATGATGAAGGTCTCCGATCCGATCATCTTCGGCCACGCCGTCAAGGCCTGGCTGGCGCCGGTGTTCGGCAAATTCGGGACTGAACTGGACGCGCTGGGTGTGAACCCGAACTCGGGTCTGGGCGACCTGCTGGCGCGGGTCAAGGACAACGCAGAGATCATGGCCGCCATCGACGCGGTCCGCGCCGAGCGCCCCGACATGTATATGGTCGACAGCGACAAGGGCATCACCAACCTGCATGTGCCGTCCGATGTGATCATCGACGCCTCGATGCCCGCAGTAATCCGCGCCGGCGGCAAGGGCTGGGATCAGAACGGCAACAAGGGCGACACCAACTGCGTGATCCCCGACCGCTGCTATGCCACGATCTATGACGAGACCATCAATTTCTTCAAAGCCAATGGCGCGCTGGACGTGACCACCGCCGGTGCGGTCGCCAACGTCGGCCTGATGGCGCAAAAAGCCGAAGAATACGGCTCCCACCCCACCACCTTCGAGGCTCCCGCAGACGGTACCATCCGGGTGGTTCTGGCAAATGGCGGCACGCTGCATTCGCATGACGTCGAGGCGGGTGACATCTGGCGTGCCTGCACTGTGAAGAAGGCGCCGATCGAGAACTGGATCCAGCTGGCAATGGACCGCCAGCGGCTGACCGGCTCGGAATCGATCTTCTGGCTGGACGCTAACCGCGCCCATGACGCCGAGCTGATCAAATATGTGACCCCGGCGCTGGAAGCCGCTGGCGTTGCTGACAAGTTCCAGACCCTGGCCCCGCGCGAAGCGACCCGCCAGAGCTTGGAGACCATCACCGCAGGCAAGGACAGCATCGCCATCACCGGCAATGTGCTGCGCGACTATCTGACCGACCTGTTCCCGATCCTGGAGCTGGGCACCTCGGCCAAGATGCTGTCAATCGTCAAGCTGATGCAAGGCGGCGGGCTGTTTGAGACCGGCGCCGGCGGTTCCGCCCCGAAACACGTGCAGCAGCTGGTCGAGGAAAACCACCTGCGCTGGGATTCGATGGGTGAATTCTGCGCCCTGGGGGAAAGCCTGAACTTCCTGGCCGACAACAAAGGCAACGCCAAAGCAGGTGTGCTGGGCGCCGCGGCAGAGGACGCCACCCAAGGCATTCTCGACCACAACCGCTCGCCCTCGCGCAAGGTTGGCCAGCCGGACAACCGCGACAGCCACTACTGGTTTGCCCGCTATTGGGCCGAAGCCCTGGCAGCACAGACCGAAGACGCAGGTCTGGCGGCGCATTTTGCTCCCATTGCCGAAGAGCTTGGCGCCAAGGAAGAGCAAATCCTGTCCGAACTGGCCGCTGCCCAGGGCCCGGCAGCCGACATTGGCGGCTACTATCGCCCGAGTGTCGAGCTGAAGGCCAAGGTGATGCGTCCCAGTGCCACGCTGAACGCGATCATCGGCTGA
- a CDS encoding SH3 domain-containing protein, producing MAMRHLAAAAVSLALAGAVCAAESRGPVTNLPLPRYVSMKAAKGNVRRGPSLTHKIDWVFKRRGMPLEITAEYGHWRRVQDREGAGGWVHYALLSGVRTVLIEEDMLTVHARPDSRAPVTAAFELGVVARLGDCETSWCEISAGGYSGWAPKKKLWGVAPEELRE from the coding sequence ATGGCAATGCGCCATCTGGCAGCGGCAGCGGTATCCTTGGCGCTGGCGGGGGCTGTGTGCGCCGCCGAATCCCGCGGCCCTGTCACCAACCTGCCGCTGCCCCGCTATGTCTCGATGAAGGCCGCCAAGGGCAATGTGCGCCGCGGCCCTTCGCTGACCCATAAGATCGACTGGGTGTTCAAACGCCGCGGCATGCCGCTGGAGATCACCGCGGAATACGGCCACTGGCGCCGGGTTCAAGACCGCGAGGGGGCCGGCGGCTGGGTGCATTACGCGCTGCTGTCCGGCGTGCGCACGGTGCTGATAGAAGAAGACATGCTGACCGTGCATGCGCGCCCGGACTCCCGCGCGCCGGTAACCGCCGCATTTGAACTGGGCGTGGTTGCCCGCCTCGGCGACTGCGAAACCAGCTGGTGTGAAATCTCGGCCGGCGGCTACAGCGGCTGGGCACCGAAGAAAAAACTCTGGGGCGTTGCTCCGGAAGAGCTGCGCGAATAA